The DNA region ATGAACTACCCAGCCGTTGACGTTGGTATCTTTCTGGGACTTTGCTTTACATATTACACGCTGGACTTGGTTGGGATTGAGCGTTCCATGCAGATATATTATTATTAGTCCTTCATTCTGTCTCCTTTGTTTTCAGCCACCATGTATCATTTGAATTTCTACATAACCATCATGGCCAGCGTTTGATATTGATATATACACCCTGACCTTGTATACGTGCTTTGCATGTACTTCTGGTCTTTGTACTTGCTTGATAGGAATGGAAATACTGCATATTTAATATTGCACGGAGATATATATGTAGCGCAGTGCTACTCAGCCCTATTTCTTGAGTAATATAAGCAATTTCGGTTTATTTTGGGGTTGTACGACCTTCAACAGGAGAACGGTTATGTCCCGAGAACTCATTTTGATCTGGACTAGTAATAGTCCATAACTTTTAGTAGTTCCCTCGCAGTAGCTACACGCTCTGCCTTAGATTTCCAGACTCTAGACCTTGGCCACGTATACATCACCGGTGCCCCGACGGAACCCTGAGCTGAAACTCCAATAACTCTGGCGATGTGATAATTTTGGGCCAACCCGTACAAATTGACGCAAGTAACTGGCAACAGATTCTTCTGATTTTCGCATGACGCCCACTGTAACAAACCAATTGTTTCGAGAAGTGTCCTGACAAGGCAGGATGATTGCACGGCCACGACTCAAATTCAGCTGCAATCTAATGCCCCGATTCGTCACGTCGAACGGCAAGCCCGACATCTTAACAGGAACGATATTGGCCGAGAACTTGAAATCCGCTGGTGCATGTGACAGAATGCCGCTTGGGTTGTTGATCGAAACCGTGTCTCTTTCCCATGCAAATATCGAGTGGTCATCGGAATTTCTGATGATTTCTTCCTGCAACCGAAGAAACGCTTTGTCACCTTCCCCGTAAATCAGCGGCAGGTTGACGTTGAAAATACCCATCAGGCTATAAGCGATATCTTCCGGCCAGGTGGTCTGTCTATCCGCGGCCCATGACATTCTCTTGGCGATGCTGAAGCTCTCAAGCTTCGCCGTGCCTCGCAGCATAGCCTCGTCGATTCCAGTTATGCAGTGTAGTATGTAGCACAGATCCCTTTTATACCCGATATCCACCCAGTCCACATTGAGCATGAGAAGGACCCGCGGGGCAATAAGCTCCTGCAGCGTCCACCCTCGCGTGAACCACTTGCTCCCCCGGAGCTCAGCATGCAGCCGAAACTCGGAATTCCCGACCCCATCAGGAATGATCCCAGAGCACCCCTCTTGGACAACATCATCCAAGTACGCATAACAGATTTCCGCCTTTTGGTACCATGCGAACATCGAATTAATAGCTTCGGACAACTCGGCGCTGCTTTCCTTGTTGATGCAGCATGTATCGACTCAGGCGTATGGATACCCGTCATGAGCTGCTCTCTCGCAAAACCGCTTGACTTTATCGTATCCACTCTTTTGCTGGATGAGTTCGTCTATGCGGTCTAGGTCTTGGAAGGCGAGTTCTTCGTCTCCCCATCGGTGCGAGAGGATGGCGTATGGTGGGATTTGGTATGCTATGAATTCTTTTAGAGTCAGGGTGGAAGTGGATGTGTCGAGAAGTCGCATTATGATCGTTGGGGAATGGATAGAGTATTGAATGTTGAATAGAGGCATACATTTGGTCTTTTACAAACCCCTTTTTCTACTGCTTACGTTCACAAGGCTGAGACTGTACATCACCGCCAGAAAGACCAATCAATTCAAGAATTGACCGCTACCTCTGCTTCTCAGAGAATTTAACTTGTGAATAGTGAGGAttccaagcagccattgcataTAATCTTCCTTGGTTCTTTGTTATGCCGTATAGTTGGGCATGAGGTTTAGTCGATATTGAAACGGCAAACATAGGGATATTCTTACCTCAGCACGAGGCATTGGGTCCACGAACCGGGATATGAATATATCCAGAAACCTAAAACGGTGAAAAGATGTCCGACTTGGTCTGAAGGTGCAACACAATTACTAGAACAATGGTTCGAACAACACATACATCATCCTTATCTgaccaagaaagaaaaggaatcaCTAGCCGAGCAAACAGGGCTCAGCGCTAAGCAGGTGTCTACTTGGTTTGCGAATACTCGCAGACGGCGAAAACATGAGCCTGCAGTCCGCACTGATGATTTCGAAATCTACGTCCTTCTGGTCGAATGACCTCCCACGGGCTACTTCGGAGCAATGGTCCTCGTTAAGCCCATTGGGAGATGTTGTTGGTGACTGTGGTGCTTAGACTTGGCGAGTTGATTTTGGGGGACGGCGAAAAAGGGTGTGGATTTTGccgaaggaagaggaagaggaggaggagaaggagaaaagggtGAAGAGCATTTGGGAGCCAACTAGCCCTGTGCTGCTATAACTACTGCTGACATTTTGATAGTGATGAGTACTCAGAATCAGACGGGTATAATAGAAGTAGGGCTATTATAAAAGAAGATTAGAGACATTTCCGTAAATTATTAtaaattttctttttcctctctgCTTTTATTTTTCAACGTGGCGATTACTCGCCCTTTTGGTTGGTTTTGGGCTAGATTCTAAGTTCTGAAGACATTCGGAACCGTCCTGATGCATCGGACCATCGGACGGTTTATCCGCAGTGCAGAGAATGCGGCCGCAGCAGACGCCCCGAGTTTGGGCCATCTagtcttctcttcctctctatTGCTGGAGGACCTTCAGCCCGGACAATCACCTGGGAATGTGGGAGTCCAAACCTCAGTCGATGAATCTGTGCTCCATGGTATTGTCATTTTGTGCCCTAACCGTGGGgttgaggagagggagggaaCAAGTTAACGATAGATATAGGTCTCGCCAACCATGCTGATGCAGAGCTAGCAGATTAACTGGGATATCCGCACTTTGCCCTCATCTACATCGACCAGCATGGCAACCTGCGGCACGAATTCTCCCAGTCCATCGCCAATAGCCGCGAGGCAATACTGTCCCCACGGGCCATAGATGCAACTCGCTGTACGTAGCCACACAAGGGTCCCTGGCGACTTTTGAAGCGAGTAGTGTAATGTCGCTTCACCGCCTCCAGGCCATGATCTTGGTGGCCCTCTACGAATACAGGCATTCCATTTACCCTGTTGCATGGATGACAGTTGGGACCTGTTCTCGGTACGCTGGCATGCTAGGGCTCACGTCTGCTGGGCAGACCTTGAGAACCACAATCCCATGTGTATGTTATGGTCAAATTTTACGTTGGCACAGTCCATCCCTCAGCAATGTGTTGACGCGTTAACGCTGCTTGAGTGC from Aspergillus chevalieri M1 DNA, chromosome 2, nearly complete sequence includes:
- a CDS encoding uncharacterized protein (COG:S;~EggNog:ENOG410PGHT), whose product is MFAWYQKAEICYAYLDDVVQEGCSGIIPDGVGNSEFRLHAELRGSKWFTRGWTLQELIAPRVLLMLNVDWVDIGYKRDLCYILHCITGIDEAMLRGTAKLESFSIAKRMSWAADRQTTWPEDIAYSLMGIFNVNLPLIYGEGDKAFLRLQEEIIRNSDDHSIFAWERDTVSINNPSGILSHAPADFKFSANIVPVKMSGLPFDVTNRGIRLQLNLSRGRAIILPCQDTSRNNWFVTVGVMRKSEESVASYLRQFVRVGPKLSHRQSYWSFSSGFRRGTGDVYVAKV